The Phormidium yuhuli AB48 DNA window AAGTTGGGCTTGTTGGATGGCGATCGCTAACTGAGTCGCCAACTGGGGTAAGACATTAATTTCATCGGCTTGCCAGTGGCGGGAATGATGGCATTGATGAACCATTAATAACCCCCAGAGTTGCTCACTGGAGGGGTCATCTGTTTTAGAGTCTGTCTCGGCATCTTTGGACAAAATAATCGGCATCACGAGGCGGGAGCGAACTTCAAAAAAGTCCATAAGTTGTTTCGCTCCAGGGTCTAGATTAGCTTTGGCGGTATCTTCCAAGACTAAAACTTGCCCTGAGAGATGGTCTTGATGGGATTGGCGATCGACGATCCAAGGATCACTCAGGGTCCAGCCTACCATTGAAAACACCTCGGGGTTGCGGGCTTCTTCTAGCACTTCCCCCTTGCCGTTATCTCGAATACGGCAAACAATTACCCGGTCTGCTTCTAAAAATTTCAATAAGCCGGCTACGGTGTGTTGAAGAATTTGGTGCAAATTGAGAGATTCTCGGATTTGACTGGCAATCCGAGCTACCATGATTTCTCGTTGTTTTTGTAGTTCTTGACGTTCCTGGACATGGAGGCGCTCTTCTTCAATGGCGATCGCTCGGGCCACTAATCTTAAAATTTGTTTTTGACTGGCCGTGAGAGTATCATTTGAGTCATGACGCATCAAGAGTTGCCCATGAATTTCATCGGTGACGACCCGATAACGGCTCATGCCCCCCCAAGCTTCTCCTCGTTTGTGACATTGGCAGGTTTGACAATGAAGAGGCTCTAAGGAGAGTGGCTGACTGCCCTGGGGCGACTGACGACGACTACAGCTTGAACGAGCTGAACCGTCAACGATACAGGTTAAGGGCTCTAGGGCTAGGGCATCACGATGCTCGGAGTGAGTTTGACTCTGATAACACGCACAAACTGCCCCCGTCAATTCACGGCCTAAATTGACGAGGCGATGGATGTTCTCCAACGGATTACTGTTAAAACCCAAAAAGCAGTGAATGAATTGAGTTAAATCATTCCGACTTAGGTTCGCCAGCTCTTGAGTATTAAACGGAACCGAGAGAGCCATTGGACAGGGTCGTGCCAGAATAGGCATGGGATACAGGTAGGTGTTCCGACAGGGTTAAAACTTGGGGGACAGAGGCAAGCTGAGCAGAGCGGGATCAATCCTGAACAAGGTCCTGGGCGGATACTAGCTTGGCCGCTCGCTGCCAATCGTTAACTGACGGCTCTAGAGAGGTTGACAATCGGATCTCCTTTATCATACGTGACGAATTATACAAAATGGAGAGTCAGCAATGTTTCCTAAACTACTGGTTAAGCCTTGTTCAGAAATATCACATTATTTAAATATTCTTAACATTCAGTCATACGCCCACAATTACGACCAGCGGCTTTAGCCTGATAAAGCGCCTGGTCAGCTTGTCGTAATAAATCGTCAGATGTCCACTCGGGTCTAGGGATCAGCCGGGCAGCACCGATACTTAGGGTGACCCAGGAATGAGCCTTGGACGTCCGGTGGGGAATCCGTAAACTCTCCACAGCCCGACGAAGATCGTGAACTAACGTCAAGATTTTTTGATAGTTGGCCCCATTAACCACAATTACAAACTCTTCTCCGCCATAACGGGCCACAAGACTATCCTCAGCCATGACGGTTTGAGAAATTGCGCTGGCTACCCGTTTTAAGCAATCATCTCCAGCTTGATGACCGTAGGTATCGTTATAGGGCTTAAAAAAGTCAATATCACATAGAATAATAGCCAAGGGCTGTTGTTTTTCCAAAGATGCTTGCCAAGATTGGGCCAAAAAATCGTCAAACTGTCGTCGATTGGCGACCTGAGTTAAGCCATCAATGGTCGCTAGGTGGTGTAGGCTACGATTGGCGACCTTTAACTCTTCGTATAATTTAGACTGCTGGGTCGCAATCCCCAGTTGAGTGGCGACTTGCCGTAGAAACTCCTGTTCACTCTCAGTCCACTGATGATAGGTGTGACAATGTTGAGCCATGATAATCCCCCAAAGCTGGCTGCCTTGTAGGATAGGGGCAATGATATGAGTTTTGCTGTTACCAAAACCTTCAAGTTCACAATTGTGATGACAAATTTTAAGTTGTAATTCGGTCACCGGGGTGTGCTGCTGATAGTCTTCTAAGCAGTTTACCCGTAAGGAAAACCCTTGTAAGACGAAGTTATTAACGGAGAAGTCATCAAAATTTGCGGCTCTAGCCACCACTGTTGCCTGTGTCCTGCTCTCATTGAGAGAGCAAATTAATACCGAATCACTCTCTAAAAACTCCCGAACTGCTTTAGCCGTCGCGGGCAGAATTTTGCCGAGTTCCAAAGAGCGGTGAATATGATGACTGAGCTGAGTGAGGGCCCGTTCCCGTTCCATTTGACGGCGTAAGGCTTCCGCGACCCGATGTTGTTCCTCTTCAATGGCGATCGCCGTAGCAATAATTCCGAATAAGCGACAGTCATCAGCACGTTGGACAGGGGGCTGACCATACTCCAGGCTCAAGAGTCCCACAACGCGATCGCCAGTACGGACAAGGGTGCGCCAAATCCCTGAAATAGTTTCGTACCAGGTATCCCCTGGCATTTCTAAACGGGGACAGGTGGGGCGGGACTGGGACGTCTCTCGGTTTTTAAGACAGGCCTCATAGCCCTCCTGAGTTTCTACAGAGATATTCCCCCAAGTGCAAACCGTATCGAGGCGATCGCCCAAACGACGCTGATAAAGCGCTCCCTTTGCGTCAAGTAAGGTTCCACATAGAGCCGTTAAGCGCCCAATATTGTCCATGGGGTCACTGCTAAAGTTTAAAAAGCAGCGATTGACCTGTTCTAAACGAGCTTCAGCCCGCTGGCGTTCCGTGACATCCTTACCCGTCGAAATATAATGAGTGATTTGACCCGTTTCATCCCGGAGAGGGGTAATGGTTTTCTGCTCTGCGAACAGTTCGCCAGACTTTTTACGATTCGTAAAAATGGCAGAAAATACCTTCCCTTGATGAATCGTCTTCCAGAGTGTTTCGTAAAACCTTCGATCATGAAACCCTGATTTCAAAATTGAGGGCTTGATTCCCAAAACTTCGGCTGCCGTATAGCCAGTTAGCCGTTCAAATCCTGAGTTAACATAAACAATCTTACCTTCTCGATTGGTAATAATCACATTATCGCCACATTGCTCTAAGGCTCTTGACAGTTGTTTTAATTGGGTTTCTTGGTGTTGGGCCTGTTTCCGTTCAGTAATATCCAAAATTGTACCGATAGAGCCTTGGAATGTGCCCTTGTCATCCCAAATCGGAACACTATTCCCAAGCACCCAAACAACAGTTCCTTGGGGCGTGAGAAAGCGAAATTCACAAGCAGTTACCTCTTGGCTAAGGTCACAGGTGAGCTGGAGAATGCGATCGCGGTCAAGGGGGTGCAGAGCCTGTCTCCAACCGTGGCCTAAGGCCGCATCTTCCGCGAGTCCAGTAATCTTTGACCAACAGGAGTTGACAAAGGTCACCTTTCCCTGAGCATTGAATTGAAAAATACCGACGGGGGCATAGCTCGTTAAAAGATGGTAGTGGGATGCTTCCTGAATCGTGACCTCTGAGAGCTGAGAGTGGGGTTCCTTGGGGATGGTCAATGGCCGCTCAGCAAGGGGGTGAGCCAAAGCTTGGTATTCTAAAATCTCCCCTGTGCCGTAAAAACGGCCCCGTAGAGTCCATTGCCAAATTTCCCCCGGTCTTAGGGGAGACTTCAGAGTTAAACTAACCTCGGGTTGGCCAGGACTAAGACCCTGGCAGGCCCGGCGAAACCGTTGGCGATCGCCCTGAGGAATCCGTGGCCAGATTAGATCTGAGGCCGTGGAGTTAGGGAGTCCCCTGTGGAGAGTCGGTTCATGTCCCTGTTCCCCGGTCGTATCCTGAATGGGAAACGCCTCATAAAAGCCTGTATTAGCAACAATAATTCGT harbors:
- a CDS encoding sensor domain-containing diguanylate cyclase encodes the protein MTLVPSNPSVWDIFEHLCKSVCRFDADGRIIVANTGFYEAFPIQDTTGEQGHEPTLHRGLPNSTASDLIWPRIPQGDRQRFRRACQGLSPGQPEVSLTLKSPLRPGEIWQWTLRGRFYGTGEILEYQALAHPLAERPLTIPKEPHSQLSEVTIQEASHYHLLTSYAPVGIFQFNAQGKVTFVNSCWSKITGLAEDAALGHGWRQALHPLDRDRILQLTCDLSQEVTACEFRFLTPQGTVVWVLGNSVPIWDDKGTFQGSIGTILDITERKQAQHQETQLKQLSRALEQCGDNVIITNREGKIVYVNSGFERLTGYTAAEVLGIKPSILKSGFHDRRFYETLWKTIHQGKVFSAIFTNRKKSGELFAEQKTITPLRDETGQITHYISTGKDVTERQRAEARLEQVNRCFLNFSSDPMDNIGRLTALCGTLLDAKGALYQRRLGDRLDTVCTWGNISVETQEGYEACLKNRETSQSRPTCPRLEMPGDTWYETISGIWRTLVRTGDRVVGLLSLEYGQPPVQRADDCRLFGIIATAIAIEEEQHRVAEALRRQMERERALTQLSHHIHRSLELGKILPATAKAVREFLESDSVLICSLNESRTQATVVARAANFDDFSVNNFVLQGFSLRVNCLEDYQQHTPVTELQLKICHHNCELEGFGNSKTHIIAPILQGSQLWGIIMAQHCHTYHQWTESEQEFLRQVATQLGIATQQSKLYEELKVANRSLHHLATIDGLTQVANRRQFDDFLAQSWQASLEKQQPLAIILCDIDFFKPYNDTYGHQAGDDCLKRVASAISQTVMAEDSLVARYGGEEFVIVVNGANYQKILTLVHDLRRAVESLRIPHRTSKAHSWVTLSIGAARLIPRPEWTSDDLLRQADQALYQAKAAGRNCGRMTEC
- a CDS encoding sensor domain-containing diguanylate cyclase; this encodes MPILARPCPMALSVPFNTQELANLSRNDLTQFIHCFLGFNSNPLENIHRLVNLGRELTGAVCACYQSQTHSEHRDALALEPLTCIVDGSARSSCSRRQSPQGSQPLSLEPLHCQTCQCHKRGEAWGGMSRYRVVTDEIHGQLLMRHDSNDTLTASQKQILRLVARAIAIEEERLHVQERQELQKQREIMVARIASQIRESLNLHQILQHTVAGLLKFLEADRVIVCRIRDNGKGEVLEEARNPEVFSMVGWTLSDPWIVDRQSHQDHLSGQVLVLEDTAKANLDPGAKQLMDFFEVRSRLVMPIILSKDAETDSKTDDPSSEQLWGLLMVHQCHHSRHWQADEINVLPQLATQLAIAIQQAQLYQKVQIANRELSELATQDGLTQIANRRRFDEYLDQEWKRLLRSPAPLSLILFDIDFFKQYNDTYGHLAGDQCLQQVAQTLKNLMQRATDLVARYGGEEFAIILPETSESGANFLAEQVRSRIARTPILDLPVQDPEFTHHDITVSVGVATQIPFPEASPQLLIAAADAALYRAKNKGRNRVCFATATDFNQSP